In Neptuniibacter halophilus, the following proteins share a genomic window:
- a CDS encoding IS256 family transposase codes for MPISDELIAQLLEGCSSPDDILGEDGLLKQLTKKVAERVLDVEMNEHLGYAKNEPSGKNSGNSRNGKSRKSVRSIHGDIELEVPRDRNGTFEPMLVRKGEKQLNGFDDRIISFYARGMTTRDIQAHFQDTYGVEVSPTFISQVTNAVMDEVTAWQSRPLDSIYPIVYLDALVVRSRDSGAVQNKHVYLALGINLDGEKELLGLWMAQTEGAKFWLSVVTELKNRGLQDILIACVDGLKGFPEAIEAVYPQTQIQLCIVHQVRHSLRYVSWKQRKEVAADLRNIYAASTLDAAERALDEFAVKWGDEHPTISRSWRANWERLSVFFDYPPQIRKVIYTTNAIESVNASLRKVTKTRRSFPNDKSVMKILYLALHQIAKKWTMPIRDWKQAMSQFMILFSDRISL; via the coding sequence ATGCCAATATCAGACGAGCTTATTGCTCAACTTCTTGAGGGCTGCTCAAGCCCTGATGACATCCTCGGCGAGGATGGTCTTCTTAAACAACTGACCAAAAAGGTTGCGGAACGCGTCCTGGACGTCGAGATGAATGAGCATCTCGGTTATGCCAAAAATGAGCCTTCAGGCAAAAACTCGGGTAATTCACGCAACGGTAAAAGCCGTAAGTCGGTTCGCAGCATCCACGGTGATATAGAGCTGGAAGTGCCTCGTGATCGTAACGGTACGTTCGAGCCGATGTTGGTTCGTAAAGGTGAGAAACAACTCAACGGTTTCGATGATCGTATTATCTCCTTCTACGCTCGCGGCATGACGACTCGAGATATTCAAGCACATTTCCAGGACACCTATGGTGTTGAGGTTTCTCCAACCTTTATCTCTCAGGTTACCAATGCCGTGATGGATGAGGTTACTGCCTGGCAAAGCCGCCCGCTGGATAGTATTTATCCGATTGTCTATCTGGATGCCCTGGTAGTGCGCAGCCGCGATAGCGGCGCAGTACAAAACAAACACGTTTATCTGGCGCTGGGTATCAACCTTGATGGCGAAAAGGAGCTGCTGGGTTTATGGATGGCGCAGACTGAGGGTGCTAAATTCTGGCTATCTGTAGTGACCGAACTGAAGAATCGAGGCTTACAGGACATCCTGATCGCCTGCGTTGATGGTCTGAAAGGCTTTCCTGAAGCAATAGAAGCTGTCTATCCTCAGACTCAGATCCAGCTTTGCATCGTTCATCAGGTGCGCCACTCGCTGCGCTATGTGAGCTGGAAACAGCGGAAGGAGGTTGCTGCTGATCTGCGTAATATTTATGCCGCATCTACGCTTGATGCAGCTGAGAGGGCCTTGGATGAGTTTGCGGTGAAGTGGGGCGATGAACACCCAACCATCAGCCGATCCTGGCGAGCAAACTGGGAACGCCTGAGCGTATTCTTTGACTACCCACCGCAGATCCGCAAGGTCATCTACACAACCAATGCCATCGAGTCAGTGAATGCGTCTCTGAGAAAGGTAACCAAAACTCGGCGATCATTCCCGAATGATAAGTCAGTGATGAAAATTCTGTATCTGGCCTTGCACCAAATCGCTAAGAAGTGGACTATGCCAATACGGGATTGGAAACAGGCGATGAGCCAATTTATGATCCTGTTCAGTGACAGAATATCACTGTGA
- a CDS encoding class II aldolase/adducin family protein, with protein MDNTILESLINDLVNANLILFNEGVLDAFGHVSVRNPHNRDHFFLARNMAPGLVTKEDILEFNLDGEVVNNDPRKVYLERYIHSEIYRERDDVEAIVHSHSHSVVPFSVVKSAPLKPMCHMSGFMGTHVPIFEIRDVAGDKTNMLITSQELGSSLTQSLGENTLVLMRGHGSTVVAPCLKQAVYRAVYVEVNARLQIEASRLGPIEFLSEGEAHATQVTNEGQVDRPWNLWKTRAIKAQKSWLPEV; from the coding sequence ATGGATAATACAATATTAGAAAGCCTAATAAATGATCTAGTAAATGCAAATTTAATTCTATTCAATGAAGGTGTACTGGATGCTTTCGGCCACGTAAGCGTAAGAAATCCTCATAACAGAGATCATTTTTTCTTAGCTCGAAATATGGCCCCTGGGCTTGTTACCAAGGAAGATATACTCGAGTTTAACCTTGATGGTGAAGTTGTAAACAACGATCCCAGAAAGGTCTATCTAGAACGCTATATTCACAGCGAAATTTATCGGGAGCGAGATGATGTCGAAGCAATCGTCCATAGTCATTCCCATTCTGTTGTCCCCTTCAGTGTTGTAAAGTCCGCCCCTTTAAAACCTATGTGCCACATGAGTGGATTTATGGGTACACACGTTCCTATATTTGAAATACGGGACGTAGCGGGTGATAAAACCAACATGTTGATTACCAGTCAGGAACTTGGTTCTTCATTAACCCAATCTCTTGGAGAAAATACGTTAGTACTGATGAGAGGCCATGGCTCTACAGTCGTTGCACCCTGTCTCAAACAAGCGGTTTACAGAGCGGTTTATGTCGAGGTGAATGCTCGATTACAGATTGAAGCATCCAGACTCGGACCGATCGAATTCCTCTCAGAGGGAGAAGCTCACGCAACTCAAGTAACCAACGAAGGACAAGTAGACCGCCCGTGGAATCTATGGAAAACACGAGCGATAAAGGCTCAGAAGTCTTGGCTGCCAGAAGTTTGA
- a CDS encoding ABC transporter substrate-binding protein translates to MSKLQLSLAMGDYDRTRPIHDGRVQIDGVDPITFLQSPEEMFFNAFRHKTCDISEISLSSYCVSLTRENPPYIAIPVFLSRAFRHSSVYIRADRGIETPQDLKGRRIGIAEYQLTANVWVRAILADAGVTPDQITWVRGGMDKPGRPEKIKLDLPDNVTIENATEGATLNQMLIDGEIDGFIGPRWPRCYHEGHPQIRRLWQDGFSAARQWHQDTGLFPIMHVLGVRRSLAEQHPWLPGALLKAFTEAKTMALDALSDTSATKVTMPFVEDVLGVTQQMSKDLWSYGVAPNVKTLEYFLRNHYEQGLSSRHLSVEELFHPATTEVYSL, encoded by the coding sequence ATGTCTAAGCTCCAACTTTCCCTAGCGATGGGTGATTATGATCGTACTCGCCCTATTCATGATGGACGGGTACAGATCGATGGCGTCGATCCGATCACTTTTCTTCAATCTCCAGAAGAGATGTTCTTCAACGCATTTCGCCACAAGACATGTGATATTTCAGAAATATCATTGAGTTCATATTGCGTTTCGTTGACTCGAGAGAATCCTCCATACATCGCAATTCCTGTTTTCCTTAGCCGTGCATTCCGCCACTCCTCTGTTTATATTCGTGCGGATAGAGGAATAGAAACACCTCAAGATCTCAAAGGCCGCCGAATAGGCATCGCGGAATACCAACTGACAGCAAACGTATGGGTTAGAGCAATCCTTGCAGATGCAGGTGTGACCCCTGATCAGATTACGTGGGTACGCGGGGGAATGGACAAACCTGGCCGCCCTGAGAAAATCAAACTTGATCTACCAGACAACGTAACTATCGAGAACGCTACTGAAGGCGCTACCCTAAACCAGATGTTAATCGATGGAGAAATTGATGGTTTCATCGGCCCTAGATGGCCACGTTGTTACCACGAAGGCCACCCTCAGATCCGTCGCCTATGGCAAGATGGTTTTTCTGCGGCACGCCAATGGCATCAAGACACTGGGTTGTTCCCAATCATGCACGTTCTAGGTGTGCGTCGTAGCCTAGCCGAGCAGCACCCCTGGTTGCCGGGCGCGTTGCTCAAGGCCTTTACAGAAGCTAAAACGATGGCACTTGATGCCCTATCGGATACGTCAGCGACTAAGGTGACAATGCCATTTGTCGAAGATGTTTTGGGCGTAACGCAACAAATGTCGAAGGATCTTTGGTCATACGGGGTTGCACCGAACGTCAAAACGTTAGAATACTTCCTGCGTAACCACTACGAACAAGGGCTAAGTTCAAGACATCTTTCCGTAGAAGAGCTGTTTCACCCAGCAACAACTGAGGTCTATTCTCTGTAG
- a CDS encoding IS5 family transposase produces MDHQLSFADCEFTSKRRQTRKEKFLSRMEKLIPWQRLESVIEPHYPKAGNGRKPYPLPTMLRIHCMQQWYCMSDPAMEDALYEIASMRLFAGLSLDGAIPDHTTIMNFRHLLERHGLARKIFNEVSTWLSDAGVLVKEGTLLDATIIEAPSSTKNKAGERDPEMHQTKKGNQWHFGMKAHIGVDARTGLTHSFTTTAANEHDLNQARHLLHGKEDFIFADSGYRGAESREELESVEADWHVAEIPSKVKELKKRPRINKVRLKTEYLKASVRAKVEHPFRIIKCQFGFTKARYRGLMKNDGKLAMLFALANIVRVDQMQRA; encoded by the coding sequence ATGGACCACCAACTCTCCTTCGCTGACTGCGAATTCACAAGTAAGCGCCGGCAAACACGCAAAGAAAAGTTTCTCAGCCGCATGGAGAAACTGATTCCTTGGCAGCGTCTGGAGTCAGTGATTGAGCCTCACTATCCAAAGGCTGGTAACGGCCGCAAGCCTTATCCATTACCAACCATGCTGCGTATCCACTGTATGCAACAGTGGTATTGCATGAGCGACCCAGCCATGGAGGATGCACTCTATGAGATCGCCTCAATGCGTTTATTTGCAGGCCTGTCGCTGGATGGTGCGATACCTGATCACACCACCATCATGAACTTCCGTCACCTGCTGGAACGGCATGGCTTGGCACGCAAGATCTTCAACGAAGTCAGCACCTGGTTGAGCGATGCTGGTGTACTTGTCAAAGAAGGAACGTTGCTAGATGCAACAATTATTGAAGCTCCTAGTTCCACCAAGAACAAAGCAGGTGAGCGTGATCCTGAGATGCATCAGACCAAGAAAGGCAATCAATGGCACTTCGGAATGAAAGCCCATATCGGTGTTGATGCCAGAACTGGGCTGACGCATAGCTTCACAACTACCGCCGCTAATGAACATGATCTCAACCAAGCTAGACACCTTCTGCATGGCAAAGAAGACTTTATTTTCGCCGACAGTGGTTACCGTGGCGCAGAGAGTCGTGAAGAACTTGAAAGTGTGGAGGCTGACTGGCACGTTGCAGAAATACCCAGCAAGGTCAAAGAGCTGAAGAAGCGTCCGCGAATCAACAAGGTTCGACTGAAAACTGAATATCTAAAAGCCAGTGTTCGAGCCAAGGTTGAGCATCCGTTCCGAATTATCAAATGTCAGTTCGGTTTTACCAAGGCCCGCTATCGCGGATTGATGAAGAACGATGGCAAGCTAGCAATGCTGTTCGCCTTAGCGAACATCGTACGTGTGGATCAGATGCAGCGGGCGTAG
- a CDS encoding Gfo/Idh/MocA family protein, with the protein MYPERKVITLSSISNPIRLGVAGLGRAFALSAPAIHAHPGVTLVAGAEPNSEHRRSFEKTFGAKTYADVSDLVTDPDVEVVYVSTPHGLHKEHALAAINSGKSVLIEKPMTVSLEDASSLIEAAKKAGVQIIVGPSHSFDGPVKLAEALIAEGRIGRVKMIHALYATDFLYRPRTAAELSTDLGGGVVFSQAVHQVDLVRRLAGVPAQRVTARTGGAWDADRPTEGAYSMLIDFCEGVYASLTYSGYAHFDGDRLMENTTELGIPKSEEFKSSRKILESVQDESEFKSSRGFSSLDTCPQAETHEHFGQVFVFGDHGDLRLTPNGVEITDTNGPKFYPAPFRTARAEVFDTLYAALREQTTPLQDGKWGRASLEICHALLTSSETGDTVTLNYQEG; encoded by the coding sequence GTGTATCCCGAGCGAAAGGTGATCACCTTGTCCTCGATATCTAATCCCATACGCCTAGGCGTAGCGGGTTTAGGGAGAGCCTTTGCGCTATCGGCCCCCGCTATCCATGCACACCCAGGAGTTACCTTAGTTGCTGGCGCGGAGCCAAATTCCGAGCACAGGAGGTCATTTGAAAAAACTTTTGGTGCGAAGACCTATGCCGATGTTAGCGACCTAGTAACAGACCCTGACGTGGAAGTGGTCTATGTATCCACGCCTCATGGATTACATAAAGAACATGCTTTAGCCGCTATAAACTCCGGTAAATCCGTCCTTATCGAAAAGCCGATGACTGTCTCATTAGAAGATGCGTCATCGCTAATTGAAGCGGCAAAAAAGGCGGGAGTACAGATCATTGTTGGTCCTAGCCACAGCTTTGATGGTCCGGTTAAGCTCGCGGAAGCTTTAATCGCGGAAGGTAGGATTGGGCGCGTAAAGATGATACATGCGCTCTATGCAACCGACTTTTTATATCGCCCAAGAACAGCGGCGGAGCTTTCGACTGACTTAGGTGGAGGTGTAGTGTTTAGTCAAGCCGTCCATCAAGTCGATCTCGTCCGCCGACTCGCTGGTGTTCCCGCTCAGCGTGTTACCGCCAGAACGGGTGGAGCCTGGGATGCTGACCGGCCGACCGAGGGCGCCTACAGCATGCTGATTGATTTCTGCGAAGGTGTCTATGCCAGCCTGACGTACTCGGGCTACGCTCATTTTGATGGCGACCGGCTAATGGAGAACACTACTGAATTAGGCATACCCAAGTCAGAGGAATTCAAGAGCTCCCGCAAAATACTGGAATCCGTCCAGGACGAATCAGAGTTTAAGTCATCACGCGGCTTTTCATCACTCGATACCTGCCCTCAGGCTGAAACTCACGAGCACTTTGGTCAGGTTTTCGTATTCGGCGACCACGGAGACCTTCGCCTGACGCCGAACGGAGTGGAAATTACCGATACGAATGGACCCAAATTCTACCCTGCACCTTTTAGAACCGCCCGAGCAGAAGTATTTGACACACTTTATGCCGCACTTCGCGAACAAACGACTCCATTGCAGGATGGCAAATGGGGCCGAGCTTCACTCGAAATCTGTCATGCACTACTTACCAGTAGCGAAACGGGTGACACAGTCACACTTAATTACCAAGAAGGATAA
- a CDS encoding Rieske 2Fe-2S domain-containing protein yields MLTPQENELLTHVMPTDPMGKLMRQHWTPVCLLEEIKECDGTPVLVEALGSRYVAFRDTEGRVGLLDELCPHRLASLVFGRNEDCGIRCLYHGWKFDVEGNAVAMASEPPEAEKSMCSNVKHKAYKTVEWGGFLWAWLGEGDAPEFKKPAFAPNKDVQVSILKIRLPCNWAQVLEGQIDSAHSSSLHSSDMVPAKVESAAADDQGWYRPSTDKSPRMQSAKTDYGFHYAAIRRPIANAATHDYIRITQYVAPYYALIPPNTSYNVAAVIVPIDNENCNFHFIAWGNPETTPDTTAWRKFARAVPGEDVDPITWATVGTMENRFRQDRTKMKEGDFTGIAGIPNQDIAMWVSMGKIVNRTDDILGSSDLAIVEFRRTMVEAAQKVADGEPAIGSAPSILQSSIASFQGVVPKESDWRELWKENVVAG; encoded by the coding sequence ATGCTTACACCACAAGAAAATGAATTGTTAACTCATGTTATGCCAACCGACCCGATGGGTAAGCTTATGCGCCAGCATTGGACGCCGGTTTGTTTGCTCGAAGAAATTAAAGAGTGCGATGGCACTCCAGTATTGGTTGAAGCTTTGGGTTCTCGGTATGTAGCATTCCGCGATACCGAAGGTCGAGTAGGATTGTTGGATGAACTTTGTCCCCACCGCTTGGCGTCTTTGGTGTTCGGTCGCAATGAAGACTGTGGTATCCGCTGCCTGTATCACGGCTGGAAGTTTGATGTGGAAGGTAACGCTGTGGCCATGGCTTCAGAACCACCAGAAGCAGAAAAGTCTATGTGCTCTAACGTGAAGCACAAAGCTTATAAAACAGTTGAGTGGGGCGGTTTCCTTTGGGCATGGCTGGGTGAAGGCGATGCCCCGGAATTTAAAAAGCCAGCATTTGCACCTAATAAAGATGTACAGGTCTCTATCCTCAAAATTCGTCTGCCATGTAACTGGGCTCAAGTTCTGGAAGGTCAGATTGACTCAGCTCACTCTTCATCATTGCACTCTTCGGACATGGTCCCTGCAAAAGTTGAGAGTGCGGCTGCGGATGATCAAGGTTGGTACCGTCCATCAACTGATAAGTCCCCGCGTATGCAGTCTGCTAAAACTGATTATGGATTTCATTACGCTGCTATTCGTCGTCCTATCGCTAACGCTGCAACCCATGACTACATTCGTATCACTCAGTATGTCGCGCCTTACTACGCGTTGATTCCACCTAACACTTCATACAATGTTGCAGCGGTCATCGTTCCGATCGACAATGAAAACTGTAACTTCCACTTTATCGCATGGGGTAATCCTGAAACTACACCAGATACGACTGCTTGGCGTAAATTCGCTCGTGCAGTACCGGGTGAAGATGTCGATCCAATCACTTGGGCTACTGTAGGTACTATGGAAAACCGTTTCCGTCAGGATCGTACAAAAATGAAAGAGGGTGATTTTACTGGTATTGCGGGCATACCAAACCAAGATATCGCGATGTGGGTATCGATGGGTAAAATTGTTAACCGTACCGATGATATTCTTGGTTCTTCTGATTTAGCGATTGTGGAATTCCGTCGCACTATGGTAGAAGCTGCTCAGAAAGTTGCTGATGGTGAACCTGCTATCGGTAGTGCACCATCAATTCTTCAATCGTCAATTGCTTCTTTCCAAGGAGTTGTACCAAAAGAATCGGATTGGCGCGAACTTTGGAAAGAAAACGTAGTGGCTGGATAA
- a CDS encoding DMT family transporter has product MEVIYALLSSIMFAATFLLVKIGRESASHLSVLWITLTINVVVLGLSTLFIDIPKSLTLLDLKFFIISGIFAPLLGRLFQFVGMSKLGANTTTSLTLTHPLVTLFIGLVFLGESGNVVQILGAFLIITGSVLIAIFSGSNGNLRISSGHQIYLLYPLLASLTYGISIALRKVGIDQLNSPVLASLVTVSASWIILSLYILVTRCKISCSSREFIYFVYAGILSSIGPIFLYLSLAIGSLLLIAPLAATTPLFVLVGTWLYSKNNEKFGYQIIVGTFGIFVGVTLLTLFKN; this is encoded by the coding sequence GTGGAAGTGATTTATGCATTATTGTCTTCCATTATGTTTGCGGCTACATTTTTACTTGTAAAAATAGGTCGTGAAAGTGCCTCGCACCTTTCTGTTTTATGGATCACGCTTACCATCAATGTCGTTGTACTGGGTTTATCTACCTTATTTATAGATATTCCTAAATCGCTTACTCTGCTTGATCTTAAGTTTTTTATTATTTCGGGTATATTTGCGCCATTACTTGGCAGGCTATTCCAGTTCGTTGGTATGTCTAAATTAGGGGCAAATACAACGACATCCTTAACTCTAACCCATCCTTTGGTAACGTTGTTTATAGGATTGGTATTTCTAGGTGAGTCCGGAAATGTTGTGCAAATACTTGGTGCATTTTTAATAATCACTGGATCAGTGTTAATTGCTATATTTTCTGGATCAAATGGTAATCTAAGAATTTCGAGTGGTCATCAGATATATCTATTATATCCTCTGCTGGCATCATTAACCTATGGGATTTCTATTGCCCTTAGAAAGGTGGGCATCGACCAACTTAATTCACCTGTACTTGCTAGTTTGGTGACGGTTTCTGCATCGTGGATTATCTTGAGCCTATATATTTTAGTTACCAGATGTAAAATTTCATGTAGTAGTCGAGAGTTTATTTATTTTGTTTACGCAGGAATTCTTTCAAGTATAGGACCTATTTTTCTTTATCTATCGTTGGCAATTGGAAGCCTGCTTCTGATTGCACCCTTAGCTGCTACCACTCCGTTGTTTGTACTAGTGGGGACTTGGCTTTATTCAAAGAACAATGAGAAGTTTGGATATCAGATAATCGTTGGAACATTTGGTATATTTGTTGGAGTGACACTGCTAACGCTATTTAAAAATTAG
- a CDS encoding PDR/VanB family oxidoreductase yields MKLQVTARRTLTPEIEEFILTPIDGQPLPPAEPGSHISITTPSGAHRYYSLVYSGDSLGAYTVAIKKEPNSRGGSKSMHEQATVSTVLDVETSENEFPLGPKHDALLIGGGIGITPIYSMAQQLKAEGRKFRVVYLARSYEKAAYADELQKLCGDAITIHYSAGDGADVFDFWDLLMTPTQEHIYCCGPTSLMEEVKGGTGHWPDGRVHFEEFMPVEIIRDSDTEFTIELAKSGETITVPADHTILEALRANGHDFSSSCETGTCGTCKCKYTEGEVDHRDLALMDDEKSDTIMLCVSRAKGDHLVLDI; encoded by the coding sequence ATGAAACTGCAAGTGACCGCTCGGCGCACCCTTACGCCAGAAATTGAAGAATTCATCCTAACTCCAATTGATGGTCAACCGTTGCCGCCAGCAGAACCTGGTTCACATATTTCTATAACCACGCCCTCTGGAGCTCATCGTTATTATTCATTGGTTTATTCTGGTGACAGCCTAGGCGCTTACACTGTTGCGATCAAAAAAGAGCCCAATTCTCGTGGTGGTTCAAAGTCGATGCATGAGCAGGCAACAGTATCGACGGTTCTGGATGTAGAAACCTCTGAAAATGAGTTTCCTCTCGGTCCGAAGCACGATGCTTTGTTAATCGGTGGCGGCATAGGTATCACACCGATTTACTCTATGGCACAACAACTAAAAGCAGAAGGCAGAAAATTCCGAGTAGTTTATTTAGCTCGCAGCTATGAAAAAGCAGCATACGCTGATGAGCTTCAGAAACTTTGCGGAGATGCAATCACCATCCACTATAGCGCAGGCGATGGTGCGGATGTTTTCGATTTTTGGGATCTGCTGATGACGCCAACGCAGGAGCATATCTATTGCTGCGGCCCAACCTCTCTAATGGAAGAAGTGAAAGGCGGTACGGGACATTGGCCTGATGGCCGAGTTCACTTTGAGGAGTTCATGCCCGTAGAAATCATTCGAGATAGCGATACCGAATTCACCATCGAACTCGCCAAATCAGGTGAAACGATAACTGTACCCGCAGATCACACCATACTGGAAGCTCTGCGCGCTAACGGACACGATTTTTCCAGCTCTTGTGAAACCGGCACTTGTGGCACCTGCAAATGTAAATATACGGAAGGCGAAGTGGATCACCGTGACTTAGCTTTAATGGATGACGAGAAGTCCGACACAATAATGTTGTGTGTATCCCGAGCGAAAGGTGATCACCTTGTCCTCGATATCTAA
- a CDS encoding group II truncated hemoglobin, with translation MMNYDSPYQALKESGIRDLVREFYRIMDSSPNYAELRAMHSSDLSGISENLGDYLVGWMGGPQIYLEKYGSVCMTGPHKSFSIGSKERDAWVSCMYEAMESLDLCDDVKMMLKDPIYRLADAVKNR, from the coding sequence ATGATGAATTATGATTCTCCTTATCAGGCACTAAAAGAATCAGGAATTCGAGATTTGGTTAGAGAGTTTTACAGGATCATGGATAGCTCACCGAATTATGCTGAGTTGAGAGCTATGCATTCATCAGATCTGAGTGGTATTTCTGAAAATTTAGGTGACTATTTAGTTGGTTGGATGGGCGGTCCACAAATTTATTTAGAGAAATATGGATCGGTATGCATGACAGGGCCGCATAAATCTTTTTCTATTGGTTCTAAAGAAAGGGACGCTTGGGTCTCGTGCATGTATGAAGCTATGGAATCTTTAGATCTCTGTGATGACGTAAAAATGATGTTAAAGGATCCAATATATCGCCTCGCCGATGCTGTGAAGAATAGATAA